The genomic segment TGTTATTACAGCGCCTTCAGTGTCAACATTCACTACCCCAGTAGTGGAAAGCTCTGCTGATTCAACATCTACATGCACCTCCATTTCTGCCATTGTATCTAACCCCTTGCTGGACAGTTTGAAGATGATGCAGGACCATACCAATGTGATTACCACTTCAGGTGCGTAATAATGGGCATATACTTACTGATCATAACGATTTTCTGTTCAGCGTGAGTTGAATGGTTAGAGAAACATATTTAAACATCTGCAGAAGAGCCGATGAGAGATACATCAGGCAGATTGAGCCAGGTGCAAGCGCAGGGAGAATTATTTTTTTCCCTGGAATGATTTAGCATAACTCGCATATGCAGGTAACACTTGGTTGCTTGAAGTCTGTTGGGTTCAAATGAATTTGGATTGTTGTATGAATTCCCAATGGACATGAACACAAAACTGGCTCTAATTTGGCACTGTGGCAGAATTCAGTGTGCATTTGGCTATGCTGTCCCAGAACTGGTTTCAATATGTTTGGAACTGTCATTGGTTAATTGTGCCTGGGGGGAAAAATTGTATTCTCAGTTCTAAATCCATTGTTGGGATTCTCTCTCTCTTATTTGCTTGCCGTTTAATTCCAATGTCTTAATTGAGTGCCATTACAAGTTATACTTGCCAAAAAGGCATTATTTTTAtggtagtcaacatggtttccaGATTTTGAGGACTATGaaagaaatttacttcaaagTAGTTGTTTTTCTCTTACAGTTTTtcagaaaacatttaattgatagcaaattttaaaaatgggatcaaggagagagggaaaacatgtgattaatgttaaaatgattgCAGGAGCACAGAGACCTTGGTAAATCTGCCCCCAGTACTTGCAGAAAATTACATTTTGTGGAAATTATCTGAAATCTTTAGTGATCCATAATTGGAACGTGGAATGTTATTAGCAGTACTTTTTGGGAATGATCCCCTCCCGAGGAGAGAGCGTGGACAAGATTAATGAGAAtctgaggaagatgaagaaattGCATTGTGCAGAGAGACTGGAGAAAATGGCATTGTACTTATTGGAAAGTTCAAAGGATATTTGAAACCTTCAAAACCATGAAGGGGATTTTGATGCTCATTAGGGAGTAGTAATTCTCGGTGAAAATGGTGTAGATGTAAAAAAGCTAGCTAGTGAGTTATGATCTAGCATTGGAAGATTTTGATGGGAAAATGAGCAAGTACTTAAAATTGTTGTGAACTGTCCTTTGGTATCTGAGAATGCTGAAGATATTATTTTAAAATACCACTagtttctcttgctctgcattgAATTGTCGAGGGTTGAATATTGAATCCAGAGTTGAGATGAAAAAGCCATTAGaactttcaaatttaatttttaatggtCTCCAATCTCAAAAACCTAGCATATTTGAACTTAATTTGAGTATACTCAAAATTTGTTATTCTCACTTGCAACTATGTACCTTTGAAGCAAATCTATTTTTAACAACCAAATCTATATTTAAGAAATTAGAAATTTGGATCTTGTACAGCTAACATTGAATATATGGCAGATATGTACTAGATTGCTTCCAAGTGTCAATTTTGGGTGGAAACGTAACTTAAGAAGCACTTTAATAGAATTCTTTTATCTTGAGCTGTTTGTGAAAAATAATTGGATCAATACTTGCAAATTAGATggaacaatgttttttttagtcTGGGGAAGGTTCATATTGAAGATAAAAAGGATGCAAAGCATTTTTGATAGTTTGGAGTTTTGAATTCATTGATTTCTTCTGGTGTATTTTCGTAAAGTAATTAATTGTTTTCCCTTTATCAGATTCTGTTAATGAAATGAATCCAAGTAATACGGTTAAAACCTCAGAAGCTTCTGCAAAAACTTTCAAGGGTGAATTATTGCTTCCATCACCTACTCCTCTTCCTCCTACAACTGCCACAACAATGGCAACTGATGTTGCAGGGTTTAAACCAGTCGATGTTGTGAAATTCTCCTGTCCCTCCATTACCCAGTCACTTGTAACACCAATCAATAAGCCTGTTCCCAAAGCAATCACCACTACTACCAACTCGTGCCAGGTCTCTGTTCTGGTTAGTGCACAAGAAAGTAAACTTAGCAAAGGGCCTGAAATTAATGTGCCTCCATGTACTGGGAATTCATCTCCAAGCACAAATTTTATCCTGTCAAGCACAGTGGCTGCAATCCCAACAGGGATTAGCACCACGGCTCCTTCATCTGTCATCATACCTGAGTTTAAACCAGTGTTTGGTCTGCCAGTGACACAGCAGGCCATTGTCACAGCAGCaacattgagttcaggagtaccACTCACTGCACCTATAAGCTTGGCAGCACCAATAACCTCAAGCTCTGCCACCTCAATCATGCCATTCAAACCAGTGTTTGGTAATTCTGTGACACTGACGACTGCCGCCACCACATCTGCACCTTTTAATTTTGGGCAGTCCGTTCAAGCAACAAAGAATAATGAAGCTCCACCTCCCACAAATTCTACCAAATCAAATGCGACTCTCTTTCAATTTGGGGCCCCCAGTGTATTAACAAATTCAAGCATTGATTCAGAAGTGAAATGTACAAAAGCTGCAATTAGTTTTGGCTTGAATGAAAATGTTGCATCAAAACCAAATATAGCTCCTACTGCGAGCAACAACCTGGCAAGCCAGCAACAATTTCAGTTTGGTTCAAACCCAACAACCACTACTACTACTGCTGCACCAAGCACAGTGTTCCAATTTGGAAAGAGTTCTGCAGATGTCACTGCAACAGCAGCTGGGCTGTCAGCTGCTGTCTTTGGACAGTCAAAAGTAGTTCCAAGCCAGGCATCATCAAGCATTGCAACTACTTCAAATTTATTTGGTAATTTTACCCCTTCGGTGTCGACGCCTTCAACCACTTCGAGTGCTCAGCTCACACATGCATTTGGAAACTCAGGAAAGACATCCCTGTTTGGTAATTCCACAAGCACACCACCCTTTGGGGGCTTGACAACACAGCTTAACTTTGAAAGCACAAGCAATCAGTTATTGTTTGGAGCTAATGCTACAGCAACTCAACAAACCCCAAGTAAACCCCCTGCCTTTGGCAACATTGTTACTCCCTTCAACTTTGGAGCTACACCCACCAAACCAACTTTTCAGAGTACTACTTCACAGTCTGCATTTGGAACTCCGAGCCAGCCCGTGTTTGGAAGTGCTACAGCTCAGACTGGATTTGGGTCCACTTCTACACAACCAACTTTTGGTGGCACCTCAGTGGGTTTCTCATTCGGTACAACAACCTCTTCTACTGCTGCTCCAATGTTCAGCACTACCAAGAGTTCAGGTAGTGGTACAACTGGTTCAATCTTTGGCTCTGCACAAGGTGTTGCTTTTGGTTCCTCAAACCAGCCAGTCATAACAACCAATGTAGTTGCCTCAAATGCAAACATAGCTACAGCTGGCTTCTTTGGTTCAAGTCAGAGTGGATTTTGTGCTTCAAACCCTTCCGTCCCATTTGCAACTTCcacaccaacatcatcatcatctcaaaaTCTGTTTGGGCCTTCATTGACTAACCAAGGGACACAGAACCAGAGTACTCCTCAGTTCAACTTTGGAGCTGTAAACACAGTTGAGAATAAATCTGCTTTTGGAGGTGAGTGATCCTTTACTTGTATCTTTCCAACATGTTAAAAGTCGGTGAATTTTTCTACACAAAAGCAATAGCccattttccactggcaccctgtcccaagaattaactggaaatttactgggacagggtccagtggaaaaggaacacggTCCAAACATCagcgtcaaatgatgtcatttcacgttggggattaaccgcctctacccctactcaaaTCCCCGGCGTTTGTTGACGCTGGCGTGCTGATAAAACTAGGGACAGccgaaagtcacccatttccagtcaaaggttgaacactccgatccccggggatgagtgtgttcagtggaaaagcaattagtgtccccgTTAAGAGTGGCCTAGTGAAATGGACTCTggacagccaattaactgggatgccagtggaaaaggggctaatgattCCTGAAGAAGGGATGTTGAAACTGCAATTCGTGGGCCAAATTAGGCCTGCTGTTTCCTTTTATCTGACTAATCAGCCTTTGTATTCTGCAACACGTGAGCCTTAAGGTGTGCTCGTCTTTCCTCTGATCTCATACCATTGGACAGAAAGGAGTGGGTGACTGGAAATGAGGTTGTTGGGGATTGTATTAAAGCTCTTACTTGTTGAAATTGTTTGTAGGAATGCTGAAGCAAGCCTCATTCCTCAAGTTGAGTTCTGCTTCTATTTTATGTGGGTCTGATAACCATGATAGGATTTTGTAGGTCGTGGGAAGAATGCAGGATACTGTTCGAGCCTCTGTTGGATTTTGTGTGCatcaaaatggaaacaacaattaCAATACTAGGTTTTCTGTTCTACCTGGAAGTGATCTTTCAAGGTAGACATTTGATCAAAGTAAATATTCTGGGGCTAAAACAAGATGAATCTAAAGAGAGTAGAGTGAAATACTGATCAGAAAGTGTGTTGGTAGAGTTGGCTATAAAtagccctgtgggtgagtggtagaatcattGGGAGAAACGTTTGCAGTTGATGTGTAAATGGCTCATTGGTCCACATTGGCTGATGATCGATCGATCTTCTGATGCTATTAACGGGTTCAAGGGAGCTAAATCTAGATAAATCACCAAGACCAAAGAATATGTATGCCAGGCTCTTAAAACAGAATAAGGGAACAATTCATGAAACAACTGAGAGACAGGGCAGCTGAAGGATTTAAAAGAACATTAAATTTCTCAGCTGGGAGTGTTTACAGGATATTCAGTGAGCCATGCAAAACTAATGTGATCTGCATTGATTTTTAGCAGAGTTTGATCAGAAAAGCAGAAGCTTTTGAAATCCATGACTTTCGATTCATAATTAGCTCACAGCAGAATGTAAAAACATTAATGACAATAATTGAAACACTCCCCAGTGCTCCTTAACTCAGTGATGTTTTGACTAATTCGGATCCATATCACAGGCTCAATTAAAATTATATGTGGAGCACTTGTGAATCCTAACATTTTGTGGTCTGTTTTGGTTGAAACTGGAGAACAAGCTTGTATGTTATTTTAAAGTTATCCTGATTTCCTTGTTTATGTCTTTACTTGTGTTGAGCTCAGTACTGTCAATCGTGGTTATTGCATTTGATGGTAACTAAGTCATTTTACTGGGTTTGGATTTTCATGCAGTTTGCTGTGATGAGAAAATTTTGTGATAGATTATATTCAAAAGATTAGGTGAAtgttttgacattaaaaaaaaatcaaagtttttGTGGTTTCTTCATTATTCAAGCTTTAACAATGTGACTTTCTGCAAATTGAGTAAAtttgattggggaaggttagaaatGGATAAAATTACTAATTAATGCTCTGATGACCGGGAGCTGTATCCAACTTCACTGACAAATTGGTCCTAGAAAATGGCTAGAAAATTAGGTGGAATATTTTGGTGTTGAAAGAATAATGCAAATTTACTGGTGAAGGAAGATCAAAAGTTCAATCATGGCAGCTTCTTGGAACTTCCTTTTATGGAGTGGGTTATGTCTTTGGGATGTCCAATCTCACTAAAGTTTAGGAGTGAGGTACTGTAAAGCTTTTCGATTTCATTGAaatcaaacatttcatttttcccATTTAATCGCAGCAAGTTGAAATTAATCATTTTAATCTAACTTTTTAAAGATATTCAAAAATTGCTGGTGTGGGAAAAGAACAGAatttaactccgattatctgatatctgattctccaaaatcctcagttataaacgacactttccttattctaatatatccacatttcagagtatcatcttccaaaagcatgagctacgatattccaaatttcgatctctttaacaaatcaaactctgtggctgttactttatgtagctttaattcattgataaaacaaataaacattttgcatagcttggCATTAAGACcgtcataatgatgaataacaaagtatttactgtataatTTTAGAGATATAAAATACATAAAAAGAATCtcaaatgaggatatccaaagcaaatcagaaatcctcatttatcccaaattttttggagccgaactgactggggacctcaggctcccactGGCAGCAGTGGTCCTAGGGCTCCCAGCACAAGTGGGGCCTCGGGGATTTGTTGGTGATTGGTGGTGGTcatcattttttttggtgaaagttaaatattttttaatgcttaaagtcttgttgtttaaacactcttacaaatgatttgctgttgcttctgggctgtttttaaaaaatgaccagttctccaaaaaaaatttccaaAATAAGGATTAGAGAAGCTTTTAAGTCTTTTTTTTCATCCGAAGGGtattgcaatctggaaggcattAGCTGAGAAGGTGGTGCAGGTACTCTCACAAGACAAGCAATTGAATGCCAAAACGTCGTAGTCAATGGAAATGGGATTAGTACAGATAAATACTTGATGGTTGGTATGGACATGGTGGGCAAGGGTGCCTTTTTCTGCTGTCTCACTCTAGAATCATCTGGTATAGTTGTTACCAGATTCGCACGAAGCAGTTAATTTTACAGAATGCGATGGCTCAATTTGTCTGTTCCTCTAAAAACGTGACCTGCTTCATATTTTTATGGCGGTAAGATTGTATCCAATATATCTGCTTTTCAGCTTCATGAAAGAAAGCTATAATTGGGTTGAGGTCAGAGTTCACATCAGAGACTGAATACAATGAAGTACTTATTTAATTTGTAATTTAAATGAAAATAGATTGTTGCCGGTGACAGTCACCATTTTGTTTCATTAGGGTTCAACTTTGGAACTCCCAGTTTGAATTTTGGGACTGGTAAGTTCATGCAATGCTGCCATGTTCCTTCAGCTTTCGCTGCTCACTATTAGTTGCTTTCAAGCAATGGGAAGCATAAGCAAAAAGAAGTGTGCTTTGGAAGATTATTTTGACATATTTCTAACACCTCTGCTCTTTGCTCCAGCAAGGCCAAGTTGCTTAATAAATATggcataaatgtttttttttctgaatttacaaaACCTTAGCTGCTGCTTCAGCAGTTGCTTTTCACTAAACAAAGTTGCAAGTTCAGTTGTGCAGCCATATGAACCCATGATAGGATTAATATgaatacaaaaatatatttttcttttaattatgcATTATTTTGGAAACACATATATTGTGTCGATATATTGGTTTTATTTGGattattatttcagatttccctTACTGAATCATTAATTGTTCTAAATGGGTAATGTGAGGACAGACATGGTCAGATACTATCTTAAGATGTTTTTGGGGTTGATTACATTTTTAATTCCTTGGATAATAAAGCTCTATAGAGAGGCAGGCAAGGAAACAATGAAAAATCAGATACTGTCCTTGCCTGCCTGCATTGACATTAAGACGATAGTAGGCAAAGTCTGATTATCGAGTCAGTTttactttggcccaacttgtcgaGACCCAAGTTCTCTAGTTTATCcatccctctaaactttttctATGCATGTGTCTGTTTTCTAATGTTTTTCAAATGTTACCATTGTTCTTACCTCCACCACTGCCTTTAGCAGCTCGTTCTATTTACCTACCATCTTTTGTGTGGGAAAACGGTTGCCCCTCCCGCTTTTATCTttcacctctcaccttaaaactgcCCTTGTTTttgccttttccccagggtagagaATCTGACtactatctatgcttctcatgaaTTTTTTATCATTTAGGTTTCCCCTTCAGCCTCTGGTGTTCCAGAGAGAGAAGTTCAGCATATCCAAACCTGCTGCGCTGATCCCAGAAATTTTCTTGCACTCAATCCAGCTTAATTATATATTTCTTATTATTATTGTTGGACCAGAACAGTACACAGTGTTCTCAGTGCGGTCTCTCCAACATGATGTACAGTTGAAACATGAATTCTCTTGACTGATGTACAAGACAGACATCTTCATCACCATTCTGTTTGGCTCTGTCACCCCTTTCAGAAAACTATGTACCTGTATGTACCCCTAATCTTTCTGTTCTGCAGCACTCTCCAGCGCCCAACCAAGTCCTGTCTAAGTTTGACTTGCCATAGTGCAACATTACACATTTGCCagagttaaatttcatctgccattccttggctcaCTTTTCCCGTTCATCTAGATCCTATTGTGATTTCAGATATAACCACCTTCATTGTCCACTATATCAGGAATTTTAGTGTTATCAGGAACATACTAAAtctacattgtcatccaaatgTTTAACGTAGATGACAAACTGGTGGATCCAGCACTCGTTCCTGTGGCACACCAaaggtcacagacctccagtgtTGGAAACAACCTCAACCACCACCCTCTGACTCCTTCTAAGTCTAATTGGCCAGTTCACCCTGATCTGAGAAtccaaatctttttttctttggcttggcttcgcagacgaagatttatggaggggtaaatgtccacatcagctgcaggctcgtttgtggctgacaagtccaatgcgggacaggcagacacggttgcagcggttgcaggggaaaattggttggttggggttgggtttttcctcctttgtcttttgtcagtgaggtgggctctgcggtcttcttcaaaggaggttgctgcccaccgaactgtgaggcgccaagatgcacggtttgaggcgatatcagctcactggcggtggtcaatgtggcaggcaccaagagctttctttaggcagtccttgtacctcttctttggtgcacctctgtcacagtggccagtggagagctcgccatataacactatcttgggaaggcgatggttctccattcgggagacgtgacctacccagcgcagttggatcttcagcagcttggatttgatgctgtcggcctctgccatctcgagtacttcgatgttagggatga from the Narcine bancroftii isolate sNarBan1 chromosome 14, sNarBan1.hap1, whole genome shotgun sequence genome contains:
- the pom121 gene encoding nuclear envelope pore membrane protein POM 121 isoform X2, translated to MSPAHKRSLITWVAGLSFAFVLSFYILGWYLLGLLAVASVWGCYSSLPAVGPRPQLNLSRIKAFLLGTRWVEAVHDQFKAGSGQWKARGRAGRGRPQQGLGHPGKAPGNSCRWEANCEECRPPAASERSPAELMMGSYLSKENTAFSSRELRSRYHRPNPVPSPTKRLSFGEHQVMINKFTVVPRRRYPIHQPQYSIPGTLPTVRWDGYQKKNVLSSRNSIMVHSPVTVKIARPDANIIHSPLLDQMMSPAVSPSMDPCSKATVLNALKESRKRMVEDDTERSLISEHENKRRRHDSSGSGHSAFEPLLANGAPASLVPKPGTLKRGTHSQCSDDPISKRSRTSSISSLSSLCVGGKHSSIRNPIFSSYSSTRGQVQGLKSHPSVRNPTPLSSPASSRSETPEKSSKKIREEEIQRSNASTPVRVDKSEKDQPTEEEIVTPLSKLSPSTVDSSPLEGNGKRKRKIPLLAKRKGDPLTLHPPIELGYTITADDMDCEKRARLDKIKKVLQEKEEPSNSSEPVITAPSVSTFTTPVVESSADSTSTCTSISAIVSNPLLDSLKMMQDHTNVITTSDSVNEMNPSNTVKTSEASAKTFKGELLLPSPTPLPPTTATTMATDVAGFKPVDVVKFSCPSITQSLVTPINKPVPKAITTTTNSCQVSVLVSAQESKLSKGPEINVPPCTGNSSPSTNFILSSTVAAIPTGISTTAPSSVIIPEFKPVFGLPVTQQAIVTAATLSSGVPLTAPISLAAPITSSSATSIMPFKPVFGNSVTLTTAATTSAPFNFGQSVQATKNNEAPPPTNSTKSNATLFQFGAPSVLTNSSIDSEVKCTKAAISFGLNENVASKPNIAPTASNNLASQQQFQFGSNPTTTTTTAAPSTVFQFGKSSADVTATAAGLSAAVFGQSKVVPSQASSSIATTSNLFGNFTPSVSTPSTTSSAQLTHAFGNSGKTSLFGNSTSTPPFGGLTTQLNFESTSNQLLFGANATATQQTPSKPPAFGNIVTPFNFGATPTKPTFQSTTSQSAFGTPSQPVFGSATAQTGFGSTSTQPTFGGTSVGFSFGTTTSSTAAPMFSTTKSSGSGTTGSIFGSAQGVAFGSSNQPVITTNVVASNANIATAGFFGSSQSGFCASNPSVPFATSTPTSSSSQNLFGPSLTNQGTQNQSTPQFNFGAVNTVENKSAFGGSTALGFGQSTPSANFSFGTTSTPASNFGSPGAGAASAFAATPSFSIGAGSRSTGGRQRLQARRQHVRKR
- the pom121 gene encoding nuclear envelope pore membrane protein POM 121 isoform X1, which codes for MSPAHKRSLITWVAGLSFAFVLSFYILGWYLLGLLAVASVWGCYSSLPAVGPRPQLNLSRIKAFLLGTRWVEAVHDQFKAGSGQWKARGRAGRGRPQQGLGHPGKAPGNSCRWEANCEECRPPAASERSPAELMMGSYLSKENTAFSSRELRSRYHRPNPVPSPTKRLSFGEHQVMINKFTVVPRRRYPIHQPQYSIPGTLPTVRWDGYQKKNVLSSRNSIMVHSPVTVKIARPDANIIHSPLLDQMMSPAVSPSMDPCSKATVLNALKESRKRMVEDDTERSLISEHENKRRRHDSSGSGHSAFEPLLANGAPASLVPKPGTLKRGTHSQCSDDPISKRSRTSSISSLSSLCVGGKHSSIRNPIFSSYSSTRGQVQGLKSHPSVRNPTPLSSPASSRSETPEKSSKKIREEEIQRSNASTPVRVDKSEKDQPTEEEIVTPLSKLSPSTVDSSPLEGNGKRKRKIPLLAKRKGDPLTLHPPIELGYTITADDMDCEKRARLDKIKKVLQEKEEPSNSSEPVITAPSVSTFTTPVVESSADSTSTCTSISAIVSNPLLDSLKMMQDHTNVITTSDSVNEMNPSNTVKTSEASAKTFKGELLLPSPTPLPPTTATTMATDVAGFKPVDVVKFSCPSITQSLVTPINKPVPKAITTTTNSCQVSVLVSAQESKLSKGPEINVPPCTGNSSPSTNFILSSTVAAIPTGISTTAPSSVIIPEFKPVFGLPVTQQAIVTAATLSSGVPLTAPISLAAPITSSSATSIMPFKPVFGNSVTLTTAATTSAPFNFGQSVQATKNNEAPPPTNSTKSNATLFQFGAPSVLTNSSIDSEVKCTKAAISFGLNENVASKPNIAPTASNNLASQQQFQFGSNPTTTTTTAAPSTVFQFGKSSADVTATAAGLSAAVFGQSKVVPSQASSSIATTSNLFGNFTPSVSTPSTTSSAQLTHAFGNSGKTSLFGNSTSTPPFGGLTTQLNFESTSNQLLFGANATATQQTPSKPPAFGNIVTPFNFGATPTKPTFQSTTSQSAFGTPSQPVFGSATAQTGFGSTSTQPTFGGTSVGFSFGTTTSSTAAPMFSTTKSSGSGTTGSIFGSAQGVAFGSSNQPVITTNVVASNANIATAGFFGSSQSGFCASNPSVPFATSTPTSSSSQNLFGPSLTNQGTQNQSTPQFNFGAVNTVENKSAFGGFNFGTPSLNFGTGSTALGFGQSTPSANFSFGTTSTPASNFGSPGAGAASAFAATPSFSIGAGSRSTGGRQRLQARRQHVRKR